In a single window of the Raphanus sativus cultivar WK10039 chromosome 9, ASM80110v3, whole genome shotgun sequence genome:
- the LOC108824138 gene encoding zinc finger A20 and AN1 domain-containing stress-associated protein 7: protein MSSEQNNSTSFPPTEPKLCDNGCGFFGSPSNMNLCSKCYRSLRAEEDQTAVAKAAVEKSLKLPSCSLITAPEEPKQPLETEPVSVETVVIADPTSVPPVATGQEEGEPSKPARPNRCFSCNKKVGVMGFKCKCGSTFCGSHRYPEKHECSFDFKEVGRGAIAKANPVVKADKVQRI from the coding sequence atgagCTCTGAGCAAAACAACAGCACAAGCTTCCCACCAACAGAGCCAAAGCTCTGCGATAACGGATGCGGATTCTTCGGGTCACCCTCCAACATGAACCTTTGTTCCAAATGTTACCGAAGCCTACGTGCCGAGGAAGATCAAACGGCAGTGGCAAAAGCTGCGGTGGAGAAATCACTAAAGCTTCCATCTTGCAGTCTCATCACCGCACCAGAAGAGCCAAAACAGCCTCTGGAGACCGAACCAGTCTCGGTGGAAACCGTTGTGATCGCTGATCCGACTTCTGTTCCTCCTGTAGCTACGGGACAGGAGGAGGGAGAGCCGTCGAAGCCTGCACGGCCGAACAGGTGTTTCAGCTGTAACAAGAAGGTTGGAGTCATGGGGTTTAAGTGCAAATGCGGGAGCACGTTTTGCGGGAGCCATAGGTACCCGGAGAAGCATGAGTGTAGCTTCGATTTCAAAGAGGTTGGACGCGGTGCAATCGCAAAGGCGAATCCTGTGGTCAA